In a single window of the Jaculus jaculus isolate mJacJac1 chromosome 9, mJacJac1.mat.Y.cur, whole genome shotgun sequence genome:
- the Rpl38 gene encoding 60S ribosomal protein L38, which yields MPRKIEEIKDFLLTARRKDAKSVKIKKNKDNVKFKVRCSRYLYTLVITDKEKAEKLKQSLPPGLAVKELK from the exons ATG CCTCGGAAAATTGAGGAAATCAAGGACTTCCTGCTCACGGCCAGGCGGAAGGACGCCAAGT CTGTCAAGATCAAGAAGAACAAGGACAATGTAAAGTTCAAGGTGCGCTGCAGCAGATACCTGTACACCTTGGTCATCACAGACAAGGAGAAGGCTGAGAAGTTAAAACAGTCCCTGCCCCCTG GTCTGGCAGTGAAGGAGCTGAAATGA